A window of Salmo trutta chromosome 5, fSalTru1.1, whole genome shotgun sequence contains these coding sequences:
- the trmt44 gene encoding putative tRNA (uracil-O(2)-)-methyltransferase, translating to MPKLFEIKFTDKSNTGGFWSAIDVWIKKPHVVNKRLCGVKETQSKNVGIEELGNILLTHGSDTSESKDVLTFLNSGVELEHDKERLWSFCVRTFIPKVNSYGTTVHKDIILKDFNTQRVSFLPVEESEEGTASLRKNNIYQIHLLSVKSDEWTLELHLMRPDDWFSDGVAYPKLPWLGGELLPKLVRWATESKTSEFKSTLSLLPVEKYSIMYQQLKDKYKEMVKVWPEVTDPEKFVFEDVAIATYLLVLWGEERAEKGLTVKQSFVDLGCGNGLLVHILSNEGHPGKGIDVRKRKIWDMYGPQTHLEETAITPSDGFLFPGTDWLIGNHSDELTPWIPVIAARSSFSCRYFVLPCCFFDFYGKYQRRHCKKSQYKEYIDFISEVSTACGFNTEEDCLRIPSTKRVCLVGKSRSYQLSGEPQAEEWRDKYIQGRQTCSGVTVRESNAEGEAEHHHDHSETDRIHGTNWGAGFQPRERIETVRNCAALPRDFVDGIVLRVATSLLGLTKDEGGDVPGTWNTGGRLSVREVAELLEQETLQVLKKECGGLQTLLKNNHQVFRVEGGMVHIRDWRVQAQRPRGLQGTRADSKRKHLISGALKTRACWFHVHHPHGCPLQAEECAFAHGPDDLRPSTRPLKKMKYSN from the exons ATGCCGAAACTCTTTGAGATAAAATTTACAGACAAATCTAATACGGGAGGATTTTGGTCTGCCATTGATGTTTGGATAAAGAAACCACACGTTGTGAACAAACGTCTTTGTGGAGTCAAAGAGACACAGAGTAAGAATGTTGGCATTGAAGAACTTGGAAACATTCTGCTAACTCATGGAAGTGATACTTCAGAGTCCAAGGATGTTCTTACTTTCTTGAATAGTGGCGTTGAACTCGAACATGACAAGGAGAGACTGTGGTCTTTTTGTGTGAGGACATTCATTCCTAAAGTAAACAGTTATGGCACAACTGTACATAAAGATATTATACTCAAAG ACTTTAACACTCAAAGAGTAAGCTTCTTACCAGTTGAAGAAAGTGAGGAAGGGACTGCCTCTTTACGGAAGAACAACATCTATCAGATACATCTCCTCTCTGTAAAGAGTGATGAATG GACACTAGAGTTACATCTCATGCGGCCTGATGACTGGTTCAGTGACGGGGTGGCCTACCCCAAACTGCCCTGGCTCGGTGGGGAGCTCCTGCCCAAACTGGTGCGCTGGGCCACGGAGAGTAAGACCAGTGAGTTCAAGAGCACCCTGTCCCTCCTGCCTGTAGAGAAGTACAGCATCATGTACCAACAGCTGAAAGACAAGTACAAGGAGATGGTCAAG GTATGGCCTGAAGTGACGGATCCAGAGAAGTTTGTCTTTGAAGATGTTGCAATCGCTACCTATCTTTTG GTCCTATGGGGCGAGGAGCGAGCAGAGAAGGGTCTGACCGTCAAACAGTCCTTTGTGGATCTTGGTTGTGGAAATGGTCTCCTGGTTCACATTCTAAGCAATGAAGGG CACCCTGGAAAGGGCATCGACGTGAGGAAAAGGAAGATCTGGGATATGTACGGCCCCCAAACACATCTAGAG GAAACGGCAATCACTCCCAGTGATGGCTTCTTATTCCCGGGCACAGACTGGCTGATTGGAAACCACTCGGACGAGCTCACACCGTGGATCCCCGTTATAGCGGCCAG GTCATCCTTCTCCTGCCGGTATTTTGTCCTGCCGTGTTGCTTCTTTGACTTCTATGGTAAGTACCAGCGGAGACACTGTAAGAAGTCCCAGTATAAGGAATACATTGACTTCATCTCTGAGGTCAGCACAGCCTGTGGGTTCAACACAGAGGAGGACTGCCTGAGAATCCCCTCCACAAAGCGG GTGTGTCTGGTAGGAAAGTCGAGGAGCTACCAGCTGTCGGGTGAGCCGCAGGCGGAGGAGTGGAGAGACAAGTATATACAGGGTCGTCAGACCTGCTCCGGGGTCACAGTTCGAGAGTCAAACGCCGAGGGTGAAGCCGAGCACCACCACGACCACTCAGAGACTGACAGGATCCACGGCACCAACTGGGGAGCTGGATTCCAGCCCCGAGAGAGGATCGAGACAGTGCGGAACTGTGCCGCCCTTCCCCGGGACTTCGTAGATGGTATAGTCCTACGTGTGGCCACCTCTCTGCTGGGGTTGACCAAGGACGAAGGTGGGGATGTCCCCGGCACCTGGAACACAGGAG gcagGCTGTCTGTGAGAGAGGTGGCTGAGTTGTTAGAGCAGGAGACTCTGCAGGTCCTGAAGAAAGAATGTGGCGGTCTGCAGACCCTGCTCAAGAACAACCACCAGGTCTTCAGAG TGGAAGGTGGTATGGTCCATATCCGGGACTGGCGGGTACAGGCCCAGAGGCCTAGAGGGCTGCAGGGTACCAGGGCTGATTCTAAGCGGAAGCACCTAATCTCTGGTGCCCTGAAGACCCGGGCCTGCTGGTTCCACGTCCACCACCCTCACGGATGCCCACTGCAGGCCGAGGAGTGTGCCTTCGCCCATGGCCCAGACGATCTCCGACCTTCCACCAGACCACTCAAGAAAATGAAGTACTCCAACTGA